From one Macaca nemestrina isolate mMacNem1 chromosome 5, mMacNem.hap1, whole genome shotgun sequence genomic stretch:
- the LOC112426783 gene encoding cytochrome c oxidase subunit 7C, mitochondrial-like codes for MLGQSIRRFATSVVRRSHYEEGPGKNLPFSVENKWALLVKMCLYFGSTFAAPFLIVRHRLLKS; via the coding sequence ATGTTGGGCCAGAGCATCCGGAGGTTCGCAACCTCTGTGGTCCGCAGGAGCCACTATGAGGAGGGCCCTGGGAAGAATTTGCCATTTTCAGTGGAAAACAAGTGGGCGTTACTAGTTAAGATGTGTTTGTATTTTGGATCTACATTTGCTGCACCCTTCCTTATAGTAAGACACCGACTGCTTAAATCATAA